A genome region from Oryctolagus cuniculus chromosome 20, mOryCun1.1, whole genome shotgun sequence includes the following:
- the SIX6 gene encoding homeobox protein SIX6 has product MFQLPILNFSPQQVAGVCETLEESGDVERLGRFLWSLPVAPAACEALNKNESVLRARAIVAFHGGNYRELYHILENHKFTKESHAKLQALWLEAHYQEAEKLRGRPLGPVDKYRVRKKFPLPRTIWDGEQKTHCFKERTRHLLREWYLQDPYPNPSKKRELAQATGLTPTQVGNWFKNRRQRDRAAAAKNRLQQQVLSQGSGRALRAEGEGVPEVLGVAASPAASLSSKAATSAISITSSDSECDI; this is encoded by the exons ATGTTCCAGCTGCCCATCTTGAATTTCAGCCCCCAGCAAGTGGCTGGGGTATGCGAGACCCTGGAGGAGAGCGGCGACGTGGAGCGATTGGGTCGCTTCCTCTGGTCGCTGCCCGTGGCCCCTGCGGCCTGCGAGGCCCTCAACAAAAATGAGTCGGTGCTCCGCGCGCGAGCCATCGTGGCCTTTCACGGTGGCAACTACCGCGAGCTCTACCACATCCTGGAAAACCACAAGTTCACCAAGGAGTCGCACGCCAAGCTGCAGGCGCTGTGGCTGGAGGCGCACTACCAGGAGGCTGAGAAGCTGCGCGGCCGGCCCCTAGGGCCGGTGGACAAGTACCGCGTCCGGAAGAAGTTCCCGCTGCCGCGCACCATTTGGGACGGCGAACAGAAGACACACTGCTTCAAGGAGCGCACGCGGCACCTGCTACGGGAGTGGTACCTGCAGGACCCATACCCCAACCCCAGCAAAAAGCGTGAGCTCGCCCAGGCAACAGGACTGACCCCCACGCAGGTGGGCAACTGGTTCAAAAATCGCCGACAAAGGGACCGAGCGGCTGCAGCCAAGAACAG ACTCCAGCAGCAGGTTCTGTCGCAGGGCTCCGGGCGAGCGCTTCGAGCCGAGGGCGAGGGCGTGCCCGAGGTGCTGGGCGTCGCCGCCAGCCCAGCCGCCAGTCTATCCAGCAAGGCAGCCACTTCGGCCATCTCCATCACGTCCAGCGACAGCGAGTGCGACATCTGA